The genomic interval GCTGGCCCTGGCCACGCTGAGCCTCGGCAACCAGCTCTCGGTACTGGTCGTCAACAACGCGCAGGCCGCCCGCTACATGGCCGCACCGTTCGTCCTCGGCGTACTGCTGCTGCCGCTGCTCGCGGCCCGCGACCCCGACGCGGCCGGGCCGGGCGGGCGGGACGCGCACCGGGCCTGGTGGAGCGGCGGGTCGGGCCGGGCCGGCGCGGAGCCGCCGCTGCGGGTCACCGACCTGACCGTGGTCGCCGGGCCCGGCATCCCCGCACCGACCGAACAGCTCGACCCGGCACACGCCGGCTCGGGCCGATCGCCGACGACCGACGCGACCCAGCCGGCACACCAGGTCGAGGCGGCGGACGAGTCCGAGTTCCGGGCTCCGCCGATCGGCCCGGCCGAGTGGTGGACCGACCCCGCCGACCGGTCCCGCTGACCCGCCGATCCCGTCACGGTCAGGCCCGGCAGGCGGGCGGCCGGGACTGGCCGGGCAGGGTCAGGCGAGGTTGGAGGAGCGTGGGTAGGCGTCGGCCGGGTCGGTCAGCACGTTGACCAGGTACGGCACGCCGGCGTCGAAGGCCCGCTCCAGCGCCGGCCCCAGGTCGGCCGCCTTCGCCACCGTCTCGCCCGCACCGCCGAGCGCGGTCACCACCTGGTCGTACCGCAGCTCGGGCTGGAGGTCGGCGGCGACGTCGTAGCCGTACATGCCGCGCATCGGGTGCTTCTCCAGGCCCCAGATGCCGTTGTTGCCGACCACGATCACCACGGGCAGCTTCTGCCGGACCAGCGACTCGACGTCCATCAGCGAGAAGCCGGCCGCACCGTCGCCCATCAGTACGCAGATCTGCCGGTCCGGGTGGCTGACCCTGGCCCCCATCGCGTAGCCCATGCCGGTGCCGAGGCAGCCGTACGGGCCGGGGTCGAGCCAGGTGCCGGGCTGGGCCGGCTCCAGGTAGCGGCCGGCGTACGAGACGAAGTCGCCGCCGTCGCCGATGGTGACCGCGTCCGGGGCGAGTACCCGGCGCAGCTCGCCGTAGACCCGGGCCGGCTTGATCGGGTCGGTCTCGGCCGCCATCGCCGCCGCGTCCCTGGCCCGGGCGGCCTCCTCGGCGGTACGCAGCCCGTCGATCCACGACTCGTGGTCGGCCCGGTCACCGGGGTGCTCGGCGAAGGCGGTCAGGATCAGCCGCAGGTCGCCGGCCGGGCTGACGGTCGGCTCGACGTGTTGCGCCCGCTGGCTCGGCGCGTCGACCACGTGCACCACCGTGGCGTCGCCGAAGTCGCCGAAGCCGAGCCGGAAGTCCAGCGGGGTGCCGACCACCACGACCAGGTCGGCGCCGCCGAGCGCGGCCCGGCGGGCCTTGGCGAAGCTGAGCGGATGGCCGGGCGGCAGGGCGCCCCGGCCCATCCCGTTGGTGAAGACGGGTACCCGGAGCGCCTCGGCGGCGGCCCGCAGCGCCTCGACGGCGTCCCCGGCGTACACGTCGGAGCCGGCGATGATCACCGGCCGCTCGGCCTCGGCGATCAACCGGGCGGCCTTCGCCACCTCCTCCGGGTCCGGCTCGACGGGCGCGATCGCCGGCCCGGCCGGCACCGCCACGTCACCGGTGGAGAAGATCACCTCCAGCGGCAGGTCCAGGAAGACCGGCCCCCGGTGCGGGGTCAGCGCGGTGGTCAGCGCCTCGGCGACCGCACCCGGTACGTCGTCGGTCGACCAGACCGTGCCGGCGTGCTTGGTCACCGGGGCGACCAGCG from Plantactinospora sp. BC1 carries:
- a CDS encoding acetolactate synthase: MTDRIEGHGGDLALAALRAYGVREMFTLSGGHVFPLYDAAHRTGFPIYDVRHEQSAVFAAEAVAKLQRRPGLAVLTAGPGVTNGISGLTSAFFNASPVLVLGGRAPAFRWGSGSLQEIDHVPLVAPVTKHAGTVWSTDDVPGAVAEALTTALTPHRGPVFLDLPLEVIFSTGDVAVPAGPAIAPVEPDPEEVAKAARLIAEAERPVIIAGSDVYAGDAVEALRAAAEALRVPVFTNGMGRGALPPGHPLSFAKARRAALGGADLVVVVGTPLDFRLGFGDFGDATVVHVVDAPSQRAQHVEPTVSPAGDLRLILTAFAEHPGDRADHESWIDGLRTAEEAARARDAAAMAAETDPIKPARVYGELRRVLAPDAVTIGDGGDFVSYAGRYLEPAQPGTWLDPGPYGCLGTGMGYAMGARVSHPDRQICVLMGDGAAGFSLMDVESLVRQKLPVVIVVGNNGIWGLEKHPMRGMYGYDVAADLQPELRYDQVVTALGGAGETVAKAADLGPALERAFDAGVPYLVNVLTDPADAYPRSSNLA